A genomic window from Maylandia zebra isolate NMK-2024a linkage group LG20, Mzebra_GT3a, whole genome shotgun sequence includes:
- the hnf4a gene encoding hepatocyte nuclear factor 4-alpha isoform X2 gives MYGQDGILHFTNPGKDSSPAESTNMNAASHLAAGSLCAICGDRATGKHYGASSCDGCKGFFRRSVRKNHMYSCRFNRQCIVDKDKRNQCRYCRLKKCFRAGMKKEAVQNERDRISTRRSSYEDSSLPSINALIQADVLSRQITSPAPILNGDIRTKKIATITDVCESMKQQLLVLVEWAKYIPAFCDLPLDDQVALLRAHAGEHLLLGAAKRSMLYKDILLLGNDHIIPRNCPELEVGRVAVRILDELVLPFQELQIDDNEYACLKAIVFFDPDAKGLSDPGKIKRMRYQVQVSLEDYINDRQYDSRGRFGELLLLLPTLQSITWQMIEQIQFVKLFGMAKIDNLLQEMLLGGSANEAPHAPHSLHPHLVQEHLSTNVIVTSNMPTPIHNGQISTPETPIPSPPAASSSEHYKMVQGVIATVPKQPTSIPQPTITKQEAI, from the exons ACTCCTCACCAGCTGAAAGCACTAACATGAACGCCGCGAGCCACCTGGCTGCAGGCAGTTTGTGTGCCATATGTGGAGACAGAGCTACAGGTAAACACTATGGTGCCTCCAGCTGTGATGGCTGCAAGGGCTTCTTCAGACGCAGCGTCCGGAAAAACCACATGTATTCATGCAG GTTTAACAGACAATGCATTGTGGACAAAGACAAGAGAAATCAATGCAGGTATTGCCGACTGAAGAAGTGCTTCAGAGCTGGCATGAAGAAAGAAG ctgtacaGAACGAACGAGACAGAATCAGTACCAGGAGATCCAGCTATGAAGACAGCAGTTTACCATCCATCAACGCACTCATCCAGGCAGACGTACTGTCAAGACAG ATCACATCCCCTGCTCCTATACTCAATGGTGACATACGGACTAAAAAGATCGCCACCATCACAGATGTGTGTGAGTCTATGAAACAGCAGCTGTTGGTCTTAGTGGAGTGGGCCAAGTACATCCCAGCCTTCTGTGACCTGCCCTTGGATGACCAG GTGGCATTGCTTCGAGCTCATGCAGGAGAACATCTCCTTCTCGGTGCTGCAAAGAGGTCCATGCTTTACAAAGACATCCTCTTATTAG GAAATGACCACATCATTCCCAGAAACTGCCCAGAGTTGGAGGTGGGCAGAGTAGCAGTGAGAATCCTGGATGAGCTGGTGCTTCCTTTCCAAGAGCTTCAGATAGATGACAATGAATATGCCTGCTTAAAAGCCATAGTTTTCTTTGACCCAG ATGCTAAAGGTCTGAGTGACCCTGGAAAGATCAAGCGGATGCGATACCAGGTCCAGGTGAGCCTGGAGGACTACATCAACGACAGGCAATATGACTCTCGAGGCCGTTTTGGAGAGCTTCTCCTGCTCCTGCCGACACTACAGAGCATCACTTGGCAAATGATTGAACAGATCCAGTTTGTGAAACTCTTCGGCATGGCCAAGATTGACAATCTGCTTCAAGAAATGCTTCTTGGAG GTTCTGCTAATGAAGCACCACATGCACCTCACTCTCTGCATCCTCACCTGGTTCAGGAGCACCTCAGCACCAATGTTATAGTGACCAGCAATATGCCAACGCCAATCCATAATGGTCAAATCT CCACTCCTGAAACCCCAATTCCATCTCCACCCGCTGCCTCCAGCTCAGAACATTATAAAATGGTTCAGGGGGTCATAGCCACTGTTCCCAAGCAGCCAACCTCCATCCCTCAACCAACTATTACAAAACAGGAGGCCATTTAA
- the hnf4a gene encoding hepatocyte nuclear factor 4-alpha isoform X1, which translates to MDMADYSEALDPAYTTLEFENMQVLPLGADSSPAESTNMNAASHLAAGSLCAICGDRATGKHYGASSCDGCKGFFRRSVRKNHMYSCRFNRQCIVDKDKRNQCRYCRLKKCFRAGMKKEAVQNERDRISTRRSSYEDSSLPSINALIQADVLSRQITSPAPILNGDIRTKKIATITDVCESMKQQLLVLVEWAKYIPAFCDLPLDDQVALLRAHAGEHLLLGAAKRSMLYKDILLLGNDHIIPRNCPELEVGRVAVRILDELVLPFQELQIDDNEYACLKAIVFFDPDAKGLSDPGKIKRMRYQVQVSLEDYINDRQYDSRGRFGELLLLLPTLQSITWQMIEQIQFVKLFGMAKIDNLLQEMLLGGSANEAPHAPHSLHPHLVQEHLSTNVIVTSNMPTPIHNGQISTPETPIPSPPAASSSEHYKMVQGVIATVPKQPTSIPQPTITKQEAI; encoded by the exons ATGGACATGGCAGACTACAGCGAAGCTCTGGACCCAGCCTATACCACGCTAGAGTTCGAAAACATGCAAGTGCTCCCCTTGGGTGCAG ACTCCTCACCAGCTGAAAGCACTAACATGAACGCCGCGAGCCACCTGGCTGCAGGCAGTTTGTGTGCCATATGTGGAGACAGAGCTACAGGTAAACACTATGGTGCCTCCAGCTGTGATGGCTGCAAGGGCTTCTTCAGACGCAGCGTCCGGAAAAACCACATGTATTCATGCAG GTTTAACAGACAATGCATTGTGGACAAAGACAAGAGAAATCAATGCAGGTATTGCCGACTGAAGAAGTGCTTCAGAGCTGGCATGAAGAAAGAAG ctgtacaGAACGAACGAGACAGAATCAGTACCAGGAGATCCAGCTATGAAGACAGCAGTTTACCATCCATCAACGCACTCATCCAGGCAGACGTACTGTCAAGACAG ATCACATCCCCTGCTCCTATACTCAATGGTGACATACGGACTAAAAAGATCGCCACCATCACAGATGTGTGTGAGTCTATGAAACAGCAGCTGTTGGTCTTAGTGGAGTGGGCCAAGTACATCCCAGCCTTCTGTGACCTGCCCTTGGATGACCAG GTGGCATTGCTTCGAGCTCATGCAGGAGAACATCTCCTTCTCGGTGCTGCAAAGAGGTCCATGCTTTACAAAGACATCCTCTTATTAG GAAATGACCACATCATTCCCAGAAACTGCCCAGAGTTGGAGGTGGGCAGAGTAGCAGTGAGAATCCTGGATGAGCTGGTGCTTCCTTTCCAAGAGCTTCAGATAGATGACAATGAATATGCCTGCTTAAAAGCCATAGTTTTCTTTGACCCAG ATGCTAAAGGTCTGAGTGACCCTGGAAAGATCAAGCGGATGCGATACCAGGTCCAGGTGAGCCTGGAGGACTACATCAACGACAGGCAATATGACTCTCGAGGCCGTTTTGGAGAGCTTCTCCTGCTCCTGCCGACACTACAGAGCATCACTTGGCAAATGATTGAACAGATCCAGTTTGTGAAACTCTTCGGCATGGCCAAGATTGACAATCTGCTTCAAGAAATGCTTCTTGGAG GTTCTGCTAATGAAGCACCACATGCACCTCACTCTCTGCATCCTCACCTGGTTCAGGAGCACCTCAGCACCAATGTTATAGTGACCAGCAATATGCCAACGCCAATCCATAATGGTCAAATCT CCACTCCTGAAACCCCAATTCCATCTCCACCCGCTGCCTCCAGCTCAGAACATTATAAAATGGTTCAGGGGGTCATAGCCACTGTTCCCAAGCAGCCAACCTCCATCCCTCAACCAACTATTACAAAACAGGAGGCCATTTAA